The segment ATGGGAAAATTCAGCCTTATATTCTATCAGTCCCCGGAAGATGCAGTATTTAAGGCATTGGGCGTGGAGTAAAAGAGCAATTTTGCGAGTATTAAAAATTAAAAAGCTTATCGTGGATAATGAGAATTTACTAAGTGGCTAGTTAGTATCTAGTTACTTAGTATTTTTTATGTTGGAGCGTAATTGTTCATTTGAATGAATACCGAATGAAAATAACGATAAATGGAATATAAATAACGAATAGTGGCATAATCATAACAAAAAATGCAATATATATAACAAAACATTGACATAAATAACATATTAGGATAAGATATTAGTGTCTGGAGGAATGATGAAATGTACACAGAAATCGTTAAGATAATAGAAGGCGGAATAATTGGAGATAAGGAGAAGGTTTATAACTACGCGCAAGTTTTAGCGGACAATCTGGAAAACTCGGGGGATGTTTCCTTATCAAAAAAAATACGGTCCCTGTTGGTGAATAAAAAAACAAGAATGGCTTCTTTAGATGAGTTTTCTACCAAGCCCGTAGATACGGAAAGTCGTATGGATATAGTGGACATATTTATTCCAGATAAAACATTTGAGGAACCCATCTTGAAACAATATATTCATGATGAGATTGAAGAGTTTATCCATAGCTATGAACAAAGAGATGAAATTTTAAGAGCTGGGATTGAAATGGTCAGCTCGCTTCTTTTATATGGCCCCCCAGGCTGCGGAAAAACAACAGTTGCAAAGTTTGTTTCCTATAAAACGGGGTTGCCCCTTGTAACGGTGAGGTTAGATGGACTAGTTTCATCACTTCTCGGAAGTACGGCAAAGAATATTAGGAAGATATTTGATTATGCTTCCAAGAGAGATTGTATTTTATTTTTAGATGAATTTGATGTAGTTGCAAAGCTTAGAGATGATAAACATGAGCTGGGAGAATTGAAGAGAGTGGTAAATAGCCTGCTACAAAACATCGATGATTTCAGTCAGAATAGCATTCTAATAGCTGCAACAAATCATCATGAACTGTTGGATCCGGCTGTGTGGCGAAGATTCTCCAAAATAATAACTTTAGAGAAGCCAAATAAAGATGAAATCATGCTGCTGGTAAAATCTTTTATTAAAAACTCTAATAGTAATGTCATAGAAAACGAGAAAAAACTAGGTCTGCTAGCATCGGCTTTTGACGGTATTAGCCATGCGGATGTGAAGACTGTTGTTAACAATGCCATTAAGAAAGCGATTATCAATAAAAAAATAGTGACCCACAATTGGGATTTGCTCAATGAAGTATATTTATATAGGAATCATAAAATCATAAGTGACAGCGACTTCATAAAGTTTTTACTACAGTATGGCGTGACACAAAAGGAAGCAAGTGATAACTTTAATTACTCAATAAGAAAGGTGCGAGATGTAGCAAAATTAACTGATTGAATATGAGGGGTGGTGTGTTAAATGGCAAATGAAAGATTACCGATTAAGTTTTTTGCAAAAAGAGAAGTTGATAATATGCGAGTGGAGGCCGGTGGCGGCGGTGAGCCTCCAAAGTTTATTCTTGGCGAAGAAGACCTCTATATAAAAGCAAGGGCTTTCGTGAGCGTTGTTGAAACATTCAAGGAAGAAGTCGCTAAGAAAGAAAGATCTAATTCTTTGATTCCTGTTGTCTTTAAGACAAAAATCATCGATGATGCAGCAGCTAAAACACATAGGCGCGAAGTAAGTAATTTATTTAGAGTTGGAGCAGATAACAATATTCTAGGTTTGGCTGAAGCGGATGAAATCATTATTAAGCTAGACGACTCAAGAGAAACAGAGAAGATCATTGATAGGCTTAAAAACACACAGAGATACGCTCACGCACTTTCATGCATTGATAGCATTTCAGACTTTAAGCCGATTGTTTATAAGAGTGAAAGCCAAGAACCCGTGGATTACAAAGTCATACTGATCAACTTTCAAAACTATGAGCAAAATACTGCCATTAGAAATTACTTCGAAAGATCTATGGTTCAATTGGGACTTGATGTGAAAAAGACAAATTACACCGCTGATCATGTGATTTATAACATTCAATCAGTCAAGTTAGATGAATTTCAAACAATCATGAGAAACGAAGCTTTTGAAGCAATTTTTTCTATACAACCAATGCCAAAGTATACAGTATCTTTAGATATGGAAGATGATGAAGCTACGATTAATATCACCGCTCCAAAAGAGGGGAAAAAGTATACGACTGTTGGTATTTTGGATAACGGCATAGCAGATATTCCACACCTGAAACCTTGGTTGGCAGAAGAGCGATATACGGCATATCCGGAACCGTATGTAAAGAAAAATCATGGTACATTTGTATCGGGTGTTGTCGTTTACGGTGATCATCTTGAAGATGAAGAGTGGGTTGGTACAGAGGGTGTTAAAATTCTAGATGCTTGTGTTTATCCAGATACAGATAAAGAGGGCATTGAAGAGGATGAGCTGATTAGAAACATTCAGGAAGCGGTCAAAGCCCACCATGAAGAGGTTAAAGTTTGGAATTTATCAATAAGCATTGTTGCTGAGGTTGATGAATTTAGCTTTTCTGATTTTGCTATTGCATTGGATGCTTTACAGGACGAATATGGCGTTTTGATTTGTAAGTCAGCAGGAAATTGTAAAAATTTTAAGACAGGCCATCCAAAGGGCAAGGTTCATCAAGGGGCAGATAGTGTAAGATCAATTGTCGTTGGTTCTATCGCTCATAAGAAAGCAGCTACAGATATCGCTGATGTAGATAACCCGTCTCCATTTACCCGTGTAGGAAGAGGGCCATCTTATATTATAAAACCAGAGATTGTACATTATGGCGGAAATGCTGGTGTAGATTCTCATGGGAATATATTGACAACGGGAATAAAATCCTTTGGTTTGGATGGTGCAATATGTCAATCCGCTGGGACAAGCTATTCAACACCTCGTGTGGCAGCACTTGCTGCAGGTCTATATCAAGAAATGGAAGAAGAATTTGATCCACTTCTCTTAAAAGCTTTAATGGTTCATTCTGCCAGCTATTCCGAGAACTTGAGTGTCCCAATTACTGAAAGAGTTAATCAGGTAGGTTTTGGAAAACCTCAAACTGTAAGGGAGATTCTATTTAATTCACCGAATGAAGTGACACTTATACTTCGAGATGAGATAGCCAAGGGGGAGTATATCGATATGATGGATTTCCCTATGCCTGACTGCCTTGTGGATGGAGATTACTTTACTGGACAGATTGTTGTAACACTTGTATATAATCCAATTTTAGATTCAACTCAAAGAGCTGAGTATTGTCAGTCTAACGTGGATATTAAGATGGGTACTTTTGATGCCAAAAAGGATCGTGATACGACAAAAAGAAATATCCTCAATCCGGTGGGGAGAGACGGTTCTCAGAATGTACTTCTTGAAGATTATTACAGTAAACGGAAAATGAGAAGCAACACTGATGAGTTTGCGCTGAAAGAGAGACTCCTGATAAAATATGGGGACAAGTATTATCCGGTCAAAAAATATGCTGTGAATTTATCTGAAATGACTGATTCCAACCAATTGAAGTATCTAACCAAAGATAAGAATTGGTATTTGTATATCAAAGGGTTATTCAGAGACCATATTGAAATCAAATCACAGCAAGAAGGGACAACTCCGAGCCAAGAGTTTTGCTTGATAGTAACCATAAAAGATCCAACAGGAACTAAACCTGTATATGATGAAGTAAATCAAAAGCTAAATGAATATAACTTCTGGCATAATAATATTAAACTTCATACAGATGTTACAGTTCGCATCTAATGTAAAAAATCCATCAAAAGTAAAAATAGCTTGATGTTTTTTGTCTCCATAGGCATATATAAAGGGATAACTGCTTTGGCGGCAGCACTGCAACAAATGCTGCGGTGGAAATTGATGCGGGTCAAACCACTGTAGGGAGGACAAAAGTGCCGCTGCTGACGTAATGTGCACAAATTCAGATAAACCTGTTGCGTTTTGTAGCTTGGATGATCATATGCCACAAGTATAGATTATGATCCAAATACTGAAACCTCAACACTATTCTTTAAAACTGTACAGAATAAGATGCATTATCCAGCCCATGGACATACAGCAGCAGAAATAATCTATCGTAGAGCAAATGCTGAGGAGACTTTCATGGGCATGACTGCATTTGAGGGGAAAAAGCCGAAAAAAATCAGATGCCTCTATCGTCAAGAATTATTTAAAAGAAGAGGCCCAGACAAAGCTGATGTGCCAGAATGAGAGTAGGTAGGTTTACTGATATAAACCTAATTCTTAGCTAATGGTGCTGCATGCTGTAAAATCAGACAGTTATCCGACCAGGTGCCGGTGACTGTCAATACCGGGTGGGATTGACCAAAAATCAGCTGGCCGAATCGTTGGTACTGTCTTTCGAACATAGTTACATCCAGCAGGCCGAATTCATCTTCCAAAGAGAAGAACACCGTAATTCTCCCACTTCTAGTCGGGGGCCGGTGGGGATTTATCACTTTGCCGGCCACGGTCAACGATGCCTGAGGGGAGTCTTTTGCTGCTGCGGTGGACATAATTCTTTTTTTATTGAGCATTGTCCGAAAACGTGCCATGTAATGCTGCCTGACATCCATGCCCAAGATATCTCTTTCCCAATCCAATTTTTCTGTAAAGCTAAAATCAGGGATGTTCTGATCAAACTGAGTAGCAGTAAATAAGCCGTCTTGTCGGACCAATTCTGCCAACTGCCAGAGGAGCTGCCGGCGGTTGGGGTAGAGAGCGTCAAAGGCGCCGCAGAGTATTAGATTTTCCGTCACCGGCCGGGACGCTTTTGCTCGGTGGCAGAAATCTGCCGGCGAAGAAAAGGCTTTTTCCTGACGGGCGGTGAGGATGTTAGCAAGGCTCTTTTTATCCATTTGATGTACCTTTGCCAATGAGATACGGATGCTGGTATCTTCCACGGTAAATTTATCCGTACTGATGTTTATATCCGGCAGCTTCAAGCCGATGCCTCGCCGACGGACTTCTTGGGCAATAGTGTCCGGGCTATAATAGCCCATAGGATAGTTGCTTAATACGGCGGCAAAAAATTCTGCCGGGTGGTGTCGTGTGAGGTAGGCAGTCTTATAAGCGGTGTTGGCAAAAGCTGCCGCATGAGCTTCGCAAAAACCGTAGCTTGCATAACCCATGATGTAGGAATAGATTGTTTCTGCCGTAGTACGGTCAATACCTTTGTCAACTGCTTTATCAATAAATTCTTGGCCTATTGCTGCCATTTCCTCATGGGAGCGGGCATGGCTCATAACTCTTCTGAGACGGTCTGCGTCACCGGGAGTAAAGCCGGCAATAGCGGTAGCAATTTCTATTACCTGCTCCTGGAAGAGTACTACACCATAAGTTTTTTCCAGAATTGGTTTTAGCTTTGGATGGAGATAAGATACTGACTCCTGCCCCAAACGTCGGCGGATAAAAGGGTCCACCATATTACCTTTGATGGGTCCTGGGCGAATTAGCGCTAAACTGGCTACGATATCCTCCATATTTTCAGCCCCTAATTTTCGCTGTAGGGAACGTTGGG is part of the Metallumcola ferriviriculae genome and harbors:
- a CDS encoding S8 family peptidase, which encodes MANERLPIKFFAKREVDNMRVEAGGGGEPPKFILGEEDLYIKARAFVSVVETFKEEVAKKERSNSLIPVVFKTKIIDDAAAKTHRREVSNLFRVGADNNILGLAEADEIIIKLDDSRETEKIIDRLKNTQRYAHALSCIDSISDFKPIVYKSESQEPVDYKVILINFQNYEQNTAIRNYFERSMVQLGLDVKKTNYTADHVIYNIQSVKLDEFQTIMRNEAFEAIFSIQPMPKYTVSLDMEDDEATINITAPKEGKKYTTVGILDNGIADIPHLKPWLAEERYTAYPEPYVKKNHGTFVSGVVVYGDHLEDEEWVGTEGVKILDACVYPDTDKEGIEEDELIRNIQEAVKAHHEEVKVWNLSISIVAEVDEFSFSDFAIALDALQDEYGVLICKSAGNCKNFKTGHPKGKVHQGADSVRSIVVGSIAHKKAATDIADVDNPSPFTRVGRGPSYIIKPEIVHYGGNAGVDSHGNILTTGIKSFGLDGAICQSAGTSYSTPRVAALAAGLYQEMEEEFDPLLLKALMVHSASYSENLSVPITERVNQVGFGKPQTVREILFNSPNEVTLILRDEIAKGEYIDMMDFPMPDCLVDGDYFTGQIVVTLVYNPILDSTQRAEYCQSNVDIKMGTFDAKKDRDTTKRNILNPVGRDGSQNVLLEDYYSKRKMRSNTDEFALKERLLIKYGDKYYPVKKYAVNLSEMTDSNQLKYLTKDKNWYLYIKGLFRDHIEIKSQQEGTTPSQEFCLIVTIKDPTGTKPVYDEVNQKLNEYNFWHNNIKLHTDVTVRI
- a CDS encoding AAA family ATPase, whose product is MYTEIVKIIEGGIIGDKEKVYNYAQVLADNLENSGDVSLSKKIRSLLVNKKTRMASLDEFSTKPVDTESRMDIVDIFIPDKTFEEPILKQYIHDEIEEFIHSYEQRDEILRAGIEMVSSLLLYGPPGCGKTTVAKFVSYKTGLPLVTVRLDGLVSSLLGSTAKNIRKIFDYASKRDCILFLDEFDVVAKLRDDKHELGELKRVVNSLLQNIDDFSQNSILIAATNHHELLDPAVWRRFSKIITLEKPNKDEIMLLVKSFIKNSNSNVIENEKKLGLLASAFDGISHADVKTVVNNAIKKAIINKKIVTHNWDLLNEVYLYRNHKIISDSDFIKFLLQYGVTQKEASDNFNYSIRKVRDVAKLTD